In a single window of the Brachionichthys hirsutus isolate HB-005 chromosome 18, CSIRO-AGI_Bhir_v1, whole genome shotgun sequence genome:
- the iars2 gene encoding isoleucine--tRNA ligase, mitochondrial: protein MLLCRALAGCGRTSSRGGRAPLCSSSRRHGVGSPGSDEPGGYRDTVLLPRTHFPMKLSGQKLLDRELQTQKECGFADLYTWQRQRKAKKEFCLHDGPPYANGDPHVGHALNKILKDIRNRFEVLRGRQVHYVPGWDCHGLPIELKALGGPGAGGLDPLQVRQKGTVDRAFAAEAIARQKAAFQRWGVMADWDRCYYTYDGAYEAAQIKVFQEMHQKGFIYQDFKPVFWSPSSRTALAEAELEYNPEHVSRAIYATFPLTTPPSALASVAGLEKVSAVVWTTQPWTIPANQAVCFLPHAQYSVVRREDNDQLLLVATERTASLGALLSTALESVCTCTGSQLEGALCKHPTVPGKEVPLLPANHVSVSRGTGLVHTAPAHGMEDYSVASRFQLTLDTSRVVPPRDCTVDEDGRFTEGAGEELQNLPVMSEGTDKVISMLEGQGALLREEPFVHSYPYDWRTKQPVLIRPSRQWFVNTASLRDRAKGALQKVRVLPESSRSSLLDMLDRRTYWCVSRQRSWGVPVPVFYHRETGEALVNRYTVSHVAALLKDKGSDCWWELPIEALLPAEVLEKSKAGPATDYTRGEDVLDIWFDSGVSWAAVLEEEVEEDSEEAESRLSWLPAPLRKPLVPESDSRAEAYVEGKDQLGGWFQSSLLTSVAVRDKAPYKSLVVHGFVVSETGEKMSKSVGNVVDPEAIVNGGTDGGTPAYGADVLRWWVAESNVFSDIQIGPAALGAARDGVGKLRNTLRFLLGNLRGFDPRLHAVAPQEMHYVDQYLLHLLREYSIKVTDAYSEFDAGRALRVLQAFVTGDLSSFYFSIIKDRLYCDPEDSLGRRSCQTVLQEILEGVTRSVAPILPHLAEEVYLHAPGHDEGETLFRSGWIRSSSVWRRPGLEEAVEGACAIRDSFLSAIPGRHAAQYDLSVSIQPGLLFELMESLQEEPASTCSQLAELMMVGRVSLAGELPRDLPPDALIRHGTFLINLEGEEDWGGGGGIREDSAYSIAAVPASGARCPRCRRYTAESTDCLCPRCQTVVSQAVTASP, encoded by the exons ATGCTGCTCTGCCGGGCGCTAGCGGGATGTGGCCGGACGTCGTCCCGGGGGGGCCGCGCCCCGCTCTGCAGCTCGAGCCGCCGTCACGGCGTCGGTTCACCCGGAAGCGACGAGCCCGGAGGGTACCGGGACACGGTGCTGCTGCCCCGGACCCACTTCCCGATGAAGCTGAGCGGACAGAAGCTGCTGGACCGAGAACTCCAAACACAAAAG GAGTGCGGCTTCGCTGACTTGTACACCTggcagaggcagaggaaggCCAAGAAGGAGTTCTGCCTTCACGACGGCCCCCCCTACGCCAACGGGGACCCCCATGTAGGACACGCCCTCAACAAG ATCCTGAAGGACATCCGGAACCGCTTTGAGGTGCTGAGAGGGCGGCAGGTCCACTACGTCCCAGGCTGGGACTGCCACGGCCTCCCCATTGAGTTGAAGGCTctgggggggccgggggccgggggcctcGACCCGCTGCAGGTCAGGCAGAAAGGTACGGTTGA CCGGGCCTTCGCTGCTGAGGCCATCGCTCGCCAGAAGGCGGCGTTCCAGCGCTGGGGGGTCATGGCCGACTGGGACCGCTGCTACTACACGTATGACGGAGCCTACGAGGCCGCTCAGATCAAAGTCTTCCAGGAGATGCACCAAAAG GGGTTCATCTACCAAGACTTCAAGCCGGTCTTCTGGTCTCCTTCCTCAAG AACGGCTCTCGCCGAGGCGGAGTTGGAGTACAACCCTGAGCATGTGAGCAGAGCCATCTACGCCACATTCCCTCTGACCACGCCCCCATCCGCGCTGGCTTCCGTTGCAG GGCTGGAGAAGGTCTCTGCAGTGGTGTGGACTACCCAGCCGTGGACCATTCCTGCCAACCAGGCCGTGTGCTTCCTGCCCCACGCCCA GTACTCCGTGGTGAGGAGGGAGGACAACGACCAGCTGCTGCTCGTCGCCACGGAGCGCACGGCCAGCCTGGGGGCGCTGCTGAGCACGGCGCTGGAGAGCGTGtgcacctgcacag GCtcccagctggagggggcgctcTGCAAACACCCCACCGTCCCTGGTAAGGAAGTCCCGCTGCTGCCTGCCAATCACGTGAGCGTGTCCAGAGGGACGGGGTTGGTCCACACGGCGCCGGCTCACGGCATGGAGGACTACAGCGTGGCGTCGCGCTTCCAGCTGACGCTG GACACTTCCCGTGTTGTCCCTCCTCGGGACTGCACGGTGGACGAGGACGGCCGGTTCACCGAGGGCGCCGGCGAGGAGCTCCAGAATCTTCCCGTGATGAGCGAAGGGACGGACAAAG TGATCTCCATGCTGGAGGGGCAGGGGGCGCTGCTGAGGGAGGAGCCGTTTGTCCACAGCTACCCGTACGACTGGAGGACGAAGCAGCCGGTCCTCATCCGGCCCAGCAGGCAGTGGTTCGTCAACACGGCGTCCCTCAGGGACAGGGCCAAG ggggcgctgcagaaGGTGCGTGTCCTACCCGAGTCCTCACGCAGCAGCCTGCTGGACATGCTGGACAGACGCACCTACTGGTGCGTCTCCAGACAGAGAAGCTGGGGCGTCCCGGTCCCCGTCTTCTACCACAGGGAGACGGGGGAGGCTCTCGTCAACAG gtacacggtgTCCCACGTCGCAGCGCTGCTCAAGGACAAGGGCAGCGACTGCTGGTGGGAGCTTCCCATCGAGGCCCTGCTGCCGGCGGAGGTGCTGGAAAAG agCAAAGCGGGTCCCGCGACGGACTACACTCGTGGGGAGGACGTCTTGGACATCTGGTTTGACAGCGGAGTGTCGTGGGCTGCTGTTCTAGAAG AGGAGGTAGAGGAAGACtctgaggaggcggagtcacGTCTCAGCTGGCTCCCCGCTCCGCTTCGCAAGCCTCTGGTTCCAG AGTCCGACTCCAGAGCGGAAGCGTACGTGGAAGGGAAGGACCAGCTCGGAGGCTGGTTCCAGTCCTCGCTGCTCACCAGCGTCGCCGTCAGGGACAAGGCGCCCTACAA GTCTCTGGTGGTCCACGGCTTCGTGGTCAGCGAGACGGGAGAGAAGATGTCCAAGTCCGTGGGCAACGTCGTGGATCCTGAAGCCATCGTCAACGGAGGGACG GACGGCGGGACGCCGGCCTACGGGGCGGACGTGCTGCGCTGGTGGGTGGCAGAGTCCAACGTGTTCTCTGACATCCAGATCGGACCCGCCGCCCTCGGCGCCGCCAGAGACGGCGTCGGCAAG CTGAGGAACACGCTGAGGTTCCTGCTGGGTAACCTGCGGGGCTTCGACCCCCGGCTGCACGCCGTGgccccccaggagatgcactaCGTGGACCAgtacctgctgcacctgctccgCGAGTACAGCATCAAG GTGACGGACGCCTACAGCGAGTTCGACGCGGGACGGGCCCTCCGTGTCCTCCAGGCCTTCGTCACCGGGGACCTGTCCAGCTTTTACttcagcatcatcaaagacag GTTGTACTGCGACCCGGAAGACTCGCTGGGCCGGAGATCCTGTCAGACGGTTCTCCAGGAAATCCTGGAAGGCGTGACCCGATCCGTGGCGCCCATCCTGCCGCATCTCGCTGAGGAGGTGTATCTCCACGCCCCCGGACACGACG AAGGAGAGACCTTGTTCAGGAGTGGCTGGATCAGAAGCAGCTCGGTGTGGCGCCGGCCGGGGTtggaggaggcggtggagggGGCGTGTGCTATCAGGGACTCCTTCCTGTCCGCCATCCCGGGCAGACACGCGGCTCAGTACGACCTGAGCGTGTCCATCCAGCCCGGCCTGCTGTTTGAGCTGATGGAG TCCCTCCAGGAGGAACCCGCCTCCACCTGCTCCCAGCTGGCCGAGCTGATGATGGTCGGGAGGGTCAGCCTGGCCGGCGAGCTGCCCCGAGACCTGCCCCCAGACGCCCTGATCCGCCACGGGACCTTCCTCATCAATCTGGAGGGTGAggaagactgggggggggg ggGGGGGATCCGTGAGGACAGTGCCTACAGCATAGCAGCCGTCCCCGCCTCCGGCGCCCGCTGCCCCCGGTGCCGCCGCTACACGGCCGAGTCGACGGACTGCCTCTGCCCTCGCTGTCAGACCGTCGTCTCACAGGCTGTGACCGCGTCGCCATGA